The window ACACAGACCTCCCCCCTGGCCAccagaaaaaacacacacactgagttgAGAGGATGTCAAAGCAAAATCTTGTTTAATGGTATTATAAGGCAGGACCTTGTATAGGCTGAGATATGGGGTAGAGGGGAAAGCCTGAGATGGGTCGAGGTGGAGcaaggaacaagggccaataatatcCTGTGACGATCTTAAGTTACACACATTTCAATTTACAGTTTAAAAACCTCTGTATTTGTTACAGTGAGAGAAAGGACTTGAATTTGTAAAGCAGAAATAACTCCACTCCAGGCTCATCACTGCTTATATTTTCTGTTCCTTGACTCCCTGTTGAATGTGAGATATCTTGGGCAAATCGACATATTCTCATTAGTGATGGTTACGAAGCCAGTTCTTATGGATTGTTTAAATAACAGGGATGAGTGGCTAACCGGCTTTGTCAGATTTCTTGAAGACAGAGGGAAATACAGAAGTTGGGGGGGCATAGATGTTATACTGATTAGTCTAGCTAGTTCTCGGCTTGACTTGAGCTTTCTTTGAGGATATCAACAAGAGTAAATGGGTAAGGATCTCTCCTAAATGATTCCAGATTCACCACATCTAAGCACGACTTAAAGTATTAAAGTACAGAAGGGAGACCACGGGAAGAGATGCCTGAATGGCACAGGTATGTCCAGATGAAGGCGAGCATCAGGGCAAGAAATAATATCAGAAATGGATGAGCATGAGAAAACTCAGGAGTTCCCAGGACACAGGGTCATGGGAGCTGGGCAGTCCCAAGGATTAAAGTATGGATAAGCAGGGTGGGAAAAGCAGCATTTAAAGAACGTGTAAATGAGTGACCCATGGTTTGTGACATTGAAGAAGGACACTATGCCCTCTTCACAGtcaaggaaaaccccaacccgaTTGAGAGGGGCAGCCACAAAGGGGGTCAGAACGGTAGGGTCACAGTTGGAAGAATCCTCAAAGATACTATACTTTGATCCATCCTGTAACCCTATAACCCAGTAGCCATTCTGAGGTTTGTATCTGTGGCAAACATTTGGCTGATTTTTGCCTCTCCTGACATCGAACTTTAAAGTACGTTTTCTAACGTAAACTCCCAGTGTCCAGGCGTTCTTCTCAGACACATCCACTTCCCAGTAATGTTTCCCTGAGGAGAAACATTTGGAGCCCAAGATACCATTATTATAACACTTAAATGGCCAAATGGGCACAGATGTCACTTGTCTGTGATCTTCTGAAAGAATAAGGTTCAAATTTAGGTTTTCTGGATTAAATGTGAAATCcgctgcaagagaaaaaaaagaaagaaaaaggtcagGTGACTAATACAGAGGTGGCTTGTTTGATGACATCATGAAAAGCAAAAACTGGAAAGGTTAGAGGGAAATAATACTGATGGATTGTGGGAGAtgataaaacaatacaaaaatgtTATAcagttgttgttttaagacagtgtcttgctaagtagcccaggttagccttagacaagcaattctcctgcctcatctccCTAGTGCTCAGATtataggcatataccaccatagGAAGCCTTAGAGgaacactctgtgtgtgtgtgtgtgtgtgtgtgtgtgtgtgtgtggtgacactGGAGACAACAAAGGTAATGAGACCTCACTGAACCAACCCTTCGGAAAGGTGACCAGAATACCGTGATTTGAAGATCTGCAACTTCTTACCCCAATAGCCCCGGACAGCTGTTAACTCTGAAACGATAAAAGATTCGATGACTTTTATCAGaagcaaaaaattggaagaatacTTCTCTCTAGAGGTAAGGAAGGCTGGTAGAGTGAATCTGCCAGCTGGTAAGTGAGAGACCAAACCGAATCCTTTCCAGTTCTCCCCCAGACACAACTggaccctcttcctcccaggatgCCCCTCCCTGACCCCTGCTCTCTTCACCTGCAAACTTACCCCCCAGCGGCCCACACCCACACTCGCCAGGGCGCCTCACTCACCTCTAAACTGTCGGAGCATGTCGCTCAGATCAGGAGCTTGGAATACCTTCTTCAGTTTCCTAGAAACCGCTTTTGGCTTCTTCAACGTCCAGATCTGACTCCTAGAGATGAAGAAATATTTTACCATTACATCAGTCTCCTTGTCGTCTCTGACACAGCTGCCTTTATCCCCTCCACAACATTGATGAACTTGATACTTGAACCTCAGAGAAAgcccttacttttttttttttttttttgagacaaagtttctttctgtgaccctgggtgtcctagaacttgctctgtacaccaggatggcctcaaactcacagagatctgcctgccttgctccacaaaaacaaacccccaaatgagtctagttttaatttcatgtgttttAAAGGAAGTTGGTGCTATTAGATTGGCAACTCCaaggctgagtggtggtggcctgaacctttaatcccagtgttgtgcccagattacaaCCCCCAGAGAGAAACCATCAGAGAGGCCCAAACTGTAATAAGCatggtttaatcagcataatacaaacatgtttggaaccccTGTCTCCAAATGACCCTGTTACAGTaaggtagagagaggagttgtatctcctctgtggggtaagcttttaaaggcataactacaaagaaaCTCTTTGGCTGATTTGGCACGGGTGCAAGAACTTTTGCTCCCTCTCATTCTGTtaagtcagctttttccttgttcttagagcaaggccactgtttccgagttaggccatcttttatcagcctgtaccaggtggctggctgggctgagctaagtgaccttgtgctcatAATCTCCccgggtgggagaggggaaggccactatcttcctgggaaaacattctgctaggaaatttcttcttgcccccttgagaataaggggtgagggtcctaCACCAGCACTctatgagttagagaccagcttggtttagagtgagtttcaggacaattctaaagctacagagaaaccctgtctcaaaacaacaaaaacaaaaaccagattgGCAACTACAGATCAAGAATTATACTTTACCACAAGAGTTTTGTAAAACATGCCAGACAAGAGAATAATTTTTGGAAACTTAGATAAGAATCACAAACCccgaggtgtgtgtgtctgtgtgtgtgtgtgtttctaaaagTTGGAAGAAATCTTCTATTCTCGGTGAACAAAGTCCCCATGGCCTGTCTAGGCCTTGGTCAGGCTTTCTGTTTAAGAAACACCTGTGAAACAGGAGATCCAGGACAGGCGGCAGGGAGTCTGCAGGAGTGAAGTCACAGGAAAATGATGCTGACATCTCTGATGCCCTTTGTGACCCCAACTCTGACTTAAAACGCCAAGTTCACTACCACTGAGTCTAGTTCATTCTCTGAGGGGATGAGACGATCAAGTCTTTATCTGGGACCAGCAGTTCTAGATGATGTGGCATCCAAATGTCCTTGATCTGGGAAATAGTTTTTCACTGGTACAAAGATATTGGTAATGGCTCCTGTTTTAGGGTTTGtatggctgtgataaacaccacgaccaaacaCAACTTGGGGATGAACGAGTTTATTTCAGTTATCAGCTATCATGTCTGGACCACTGTCCATCATGAGggaaagtcagggcaagaactcaaggcaggtaCCTGGTGGCAGAAACTGAAGCTGAgctgagaccatggaggggtgcggCTTCATCCTCACTGCTCACTCagtctgtttcctcttttttttttttttttttggtttttcaagacagagtttctctgtagctttggagcctgtcctggaactccctttttagaccaggctggcctcgaactcacagagatccgcctgcctgtgcctcccgagtgctgggattaaaggcgtgcgccaccaccgcccggcagtctgTTTCCTTATGCTATCCAAGATCATACAGTACAATCCACGTCAACggttaaccaagaaaatgcctcagtGGTTTGCCACAGGCGAATCGAATTGGTTCATTTGCTCATCTGAGGTTCCCctttctcaaatgactctagatTGTCAAAACTGACAGGAAAACTAATAGGGACAACTACTAATCCATCTGTACTACGTAAACCCCACTTGGAGTCGTTCATACTTACCATTTCAAGGTACCGCTCATATCCtagggagaagaaaataaaatcacaagtCACAAAGTGTGAGCTTAGAGCAGGGTTAGGGAAAAGCAGCAAAGGAGGAGGGGGAATCAAAGAATCAAGagtaaattattttatctttttttctagaTAGCTTCTTTAGATGTGGCCCAGACCTGTGCTaaacttgatcctcctgcttcagcctcttcagCACTGAGGTTACATATATTTGCCAGCAAAACTGGCTAAAAATATGGTttctttctcgtgtgtgtgtgtggggggggtgttttttgtttttttgttttctgagacagggcttctctgtgtaactctggagCCTATTCTGGcactactcacagagatctgcttgcctctgcctcccaagtgctgggatgggattaaaggcgtgcgcaatcACCATCCCGCTAGTTTCTGtccttctcctttttaaaaagtaatgtcaAAATACCAACAGAACTGGCAACCCTTAGGCTAAACAcaccaggaaaaaataaaggagaggTAGAGTTTTCAaatagggaagaaaagaagagacactGCCACCGGccttgaataaattaaaaaagaatggtgGTGGAACagacctttttgtttgtttgtttgtttttttgtttttcgagacagggtttctctgtggctttggagcctgtcctggaactagctcttgtagaccaggctggtctcgaactcacagagatccgcctgcctctgcctcccaagtgctgcagacctttaatctcactcaggaggcaggggaaggaggtgggttacatagtgagaccctgtcccaaaataaccaaaacaaataaactatAAAGTTTCTACACCCCAAAAAGCTTCTCCGCCGAGTCAATAATCCAAagcaaaccaaattagaaaaagcccaggtttaatgaatatCAATGCTCCCAGATGGCTTTCCAGCCCCgcagaaaggaagaccagaaaaccacgtgtttgttctctgggttttgtaatttttttttttttaaataccctgtgggagtggtcttgagcatctctggggagggatcaccgtttggtgggctttctcagaggtggagtctggactgaggcaacgcCCAGGGGAGGGActtggggtggagcttccacccaaacattcctgACTCTGGGTATAAGGGTGCCAGGAACACAAACAATCAAAACTGAAAAGAACCACAGGAGCTGGGGTGTGTCTTGGAGGTACAATTCTTACCTAGCAagtgtgaggccctggattcaactCCTGAAGCCCTCTCCACCACGGTTTGTTGTGTTATGAACGAAGTAGTTAAGTTAGAGGAGAGGAACGGATCCCGGAAGTGCAGAAGCAACCAACAGTGATtcaaagaagagagaaaacatgcaTAGGATGAAAGCATGCAAAGAGATTGGATTGGAAGTCAAGCTTCATGAAAGGAAAAGTCAACCATGGCTTCACTGCTGAATTTTACTAAAAGCTTAAAAGAATTAGGAAcaccaatattttttaaattcttccaaAAAACACAAAATGGCTTTATGTGATATTAAAATTGTTGAAGCATCACAAGAAGAAACCAACGAAAGCATGATGGAGCTGGGGTAGAGCTTGGGAGGAGGGTGCTGGGGACAAAATTAAAAAGGGCAGTCATGACGGCCTAGTGGGTAGAAGTCCTGCTGCCAAGCCCTGGACCCAGTCCCTGGGATCATATGGTGGGTCCCTCTCAGGCTAACATCTTACTTAATGGCAAAAAATTGGAATGGTTTCCCTTAAGACTGGAAAAGAGGCAATAATCTTATCTTCCATGACTTCCATTAACACCGAGTGCACAGCtccaggaaggaaaggggggCAATGTCTCTGCGGCCTGCCTTGAGGTGCTCATTCCTACCTGCAGCAGCTCTGTCGCTGGCCACTGGCACCGAAGCTCCAGATCTGAAATAAGTTCCTGCACCAACTGGCTCTGTTGAGCCAACTCAGCTTCTGCCTCCGCCAGGCTGTCGAGTATCAGCTGCTCCTCTTCCCCAAGTCTTTTcagctctctctgctcctcctcatCCAGGATTCTTCTGAGCTGATCAAAACCCATTTGTATCCTTTGTCTCTCAGTCTGAATCTGGCACTGGAGGAAagcacagggagggagagagagatgtaaTGAGCCTGTCAGGCTGAGGTAAGATGTCACTATAAGGTGCAGAACTTAATCCAGGGCGGACATAGGAAGAGAAGAGCAATTTTTAGGTGCTATTTTTAGcttctattttccctttattACAAGCAACCCAGACAGGggcaaaaacaaacaatcccCTCCTGGTCTTATTTAGGCAACCTCCAAAGCTAATACAAGACTGGAATAAGGCTCAACTTGTAACGACTGTCTTGGGCACTCATGGTGCCCTGCATTAGCACTTCTGGCTTTGAAATTTagagaactttcttttctttctttcttcctttctttctttctttctttctttctttctttctttctttctttctttctttctttcctttggcctGGTGTCTTCCAGCAGTAGTGTCAGAGCCTCTGGGGACAAGACAAGAACAAAGACTCTTCTAGCCTTCAACATTATAGAGTTTAGCACTGTGTTTGGTtccaaatatttatgtgtatttacAACAAGTCTTCCCCCATCCCTCATCCCTAAAAAGGAACTTATAgatagctttgaactcattgaTTGTCAGGGAACAAAGATGAGGCCCCAAGCATCTCCTGCCTTCCAGGAAATTCTGTCTTCTTTAATGTCAGCTTCCAGTTTCTCCGccttctcctgctccttcctcagcctctcgaGAGCTTTCTGGAGATTCTCCTGTGAGAAACAAATCATATCTGTCATGCTTGCCACCTGGACAGGGAACTAACAAACCAGGTTGTTCCCAGTTTGTGGAATCATGAGGTTGATGCTGAACAGAAGAACATCTAAAGAGAAGGCATTCTGTAACCTTAGGGGAACAGAGCCATCATCTGCATACCAACAGGAGCCTACATCTCTTTCCCCAGAGAAAGTACAGACCATGTAGCAAGTACAATCCTTCCTCACCCTGATGACCTTCCAGTTGGCAGTATTCCCCAGCAGAGGCCATGCTGAGAGGCAAGCTGAAAGCATTCCACAATTGTGCATACAAGGGAAGGGAACCCCAAAATCTTCTGCTCTTGATCAAGAGATTGTGTGTATTGCAAGCCAATCCATTACGTAAAcggaaagaaaagacatttctaGGCATTAGGGATCTAATATAAGGTAAGGGCTCAATATTATGGTGGTAATGTGAATCAAGAAGGTCGGGAAGTTGCCGATCTgtgatggcaaatgcctttaatctcagcacttgggaggcagtgaggtggatctgtgagttcgaggccagtgtgctCTGtagagtgagtccaggacagttggagctatacagagaaaccctgtcttgaaaaaggaaggaaggaagaaaggaaggaagggagggagggagggagggagggagggagggagagagggagggagggaggaaaggtggGAAGGTATAATTTCTTATCAAGAACCACTTTGTGCCCTATCTTCTTCCCTTCGTGACCTTACCTGACATTCCTTGACTGCTTCCTCCCGGAGGAAAGTGTGGTGACCACGATGCTCCTGAGAACGCTCACAAATCCAGCAAATGATCTTTCTATCTTCCTTACAGAAGAGAAGGAGTTTCTCTCCATGGTGGATACAGAGATCTCTTTTTTCCCCAATGTCAGGGTTCACCTTGACTTCCCTAAGTCTCTCTACTACGTTTGCCAGATGTTGATTAACCTGTAGATTTTCAAATGAGAATCTAGTACCACACACAGGACAGCTGCTTCTCCCTCTGAGGTTGATCACtgcatttttcttgtttgtggtGATGCAGGCTTTGCATGCATTGTGGCCACAGCCTAGACTCATGGGTTCTTTCAAAAGTTCGTGGCAGACAGGGCAATTGGCCTCCTTCTCTACTTTCATGGGAACTGTTGAAGCCATTCTATTTCTCCCCTACTTTTTCTTGCCCTAACTTCTGAGGCTCTTCTTTCTTACAGACTGCTGGATGGCTAGGAAGATTATGAAATGATGGTATATCAGTCTGAAAGGCAACTTAGAGGAGCACGGTCACTTCATAGCCTTCAAGGGGGGGTGATATGATGGCAAAAAACACTTAATTTTCAGCTGTGAATAGATAGAAtctgaaacaaagaacaaaccaaTTACAATTTGTTGAATGGAACAGAAATACTCCAGAGAAAGAATGTAGTGGTGGCACAGGAAAGATCAGGGACTGAggcaaaatgaagaaagaatgagaagCTCAGAAAACACAGTTCACGCAGGCCTTAGCTTAGCACTGCGCAGAAGTGCAGGCTACCAGCACAAGTCCTGGGATCTGCAATGCACACTGGCATGGGCAAGGTCTCTTTTCTTCCTAGAATTTGGGCACAAAGTGCAGTGTTGAGTCACCCTGATTGGAAACTGGCAAGTTTGGGAGTTTCCCTGCTTCcgttattaaaaaacaaaaaccagctgggtagtggtggcacacgcctttaatcctaggactcagaaggcagaggcagatctcagtgagtttgaggctggcctggtctacttagcaagttccaagaaagtcaaggctacaaagagaaaaactgtcttgaaaaaacaaaaataaaattaaactaaagtttaaaaatcatttatttcaaaTCAGGATCTCACTAAGAACAAGAATGAATCAAAGCCAAAATGGTAGAAAGAGAAGAGCTGAAGCTGCTGAGATGGGAGCTGAAGGGGTACAATGAATCAGTTAACCAGAGTCTGAAAGGGCGAACTGGCCAAAAACATCTTAGCCAAAGGAGCCAGCAGAATGAGAGAGGTGGGGGCATATTATCTGTACACCTTGTATAAACAAATGCACACAATGTAAAAGAACAAAAGATATCATTCTTAAAAGTTAACAAAAGCTAAGGAACATTAAAAGATGATGCTCAACCTACTGGTGATTGGCCCGCAATAAAAGAGAAGCTTGAAAAGCACTAAGCACTGTGGAGATGTggttcagtagctaagagctcttgttgctgctctttcagagggttCAAGTGAGTTCCCAGTCCCCATTGAGTGGCTCAGAACTCTCCATTATTTGTGTTCCACAGGATcaaaccctcttctgacctccaaaggcacaCGTGACACATACTCTCTTTCTCTCGTCCTcccatcctttctttttattattttcttaaatttgtattttgtttgtttcgttggtttttttttctagacagggtgtgtgtgtgagtgtgtgtggttttggctgtcctagaactagctttgcagaccagactggcctggaactcagagagatctgcctgcctctgtcccaagtgttggaattaaagacatgtgccgccaccaccactcagctcaatgtgtagtttttttttaaatatttatttatttattataaaatattctgtctgctgcaggccagaagagggcgccagacctcattacagatggttgtgagtcaccatgtggttgctgggaattgaactcaggacctttggaagagcaggcaatgctcttaaccactgagccatctctccagcccccttaaagtgtagttttgagacaaggcctcaaaTAGCCCGGGCCAGGCCTCAAGTTGGCAGGACAACCAAGCATGACCCGGAActaacttctgatcttcctgtttccacctcccaggtTCTGTTACTATACATAGATGTCTATCACACCCCATACTTTCTCCTGACTGCGTATTTGTCTCTGAAATAAAACACCCTCCAACTCCTCACAGTGCCTCTCTGGATTCTTTTTCTAACTACAGCAAGAATCCAGAGACTCTAGGTAGAGGTCTCTTATGGGCTCACTACCTTCATGACCTCCCCAGCCATGTTCTCACTGGAGCAACTCCCATGCCCACGTCCTCGTCCTTTCTCTGCGGCTCCTCTGGTATGCAGCATCTTACTCTCATTCAAAGGAAAACCTACCTGTAGTAAAGATGTCAAATTCctcactctttttattttatttatttgtttattcaattttctttattcCCCACACTCTTAAAATTCTATTGAAGTTTCCTAACTCTGAATACTGAAGTTGAAAGCTTTAATCTTTTAACCTGTGAttcagagccagaggcaggcggatctctatgagttcgaggccagcctggtctacagggctagttccaggacagctagggctgttacactgagaaaccctgtctcccaagaccaaaacaaaaacaaacaaacaaatgaaaactgctgttcttttggagacaaggccacgcatgcgcagaaaatacagtctccaagtggactacaaaccccagtggtacagtggaaaaccacgcacgcgcaggacattttctcccagaatgcACAGAGCCCTTTAAGAacgggcgttccaacccgcccccctcttcttttcccttccgtctcttcactcccgctccttgtatgttaccctcccccattaaagtttacccacatGGGACCCctcgtgtctcgtctctccttccccaaccccgcgtgtctcgtctctccctcccgaacaacaaccccgcataaaaaataataacaaaaactacaacaacaacaaaaaaaactgtcATTCCATAGCATCAGTTACTTCTTGTATTGTCTAAAagttacttaattttttattgctaTTCTTAGGTAGAGTGAAAGCTTGTATAATTGTTTCATATTTAGTAAATACTGAGTGGATGCTTATTACACTTATTTAATACCTGACACGTGCTTTATTTCcattgacattttcttaaaaaaataaataaacacagaaatctaGATTAACTTCTGTGTTTGGCTATGACTAAACTCTGTAGTGACCAGAGGCATCTCGAGCAGTCAGGTGCAGACTGAGAACAAGGCAGGTGATGTGAACTCTGAAAAGTGAGGGTCTTAGACAGTGGCAGGTGTTGAACCCATCCATTAAGGTACAAAATTTCCCTATGTTAGCCTAAGGGGGGATACACAAGATCAACAGAGAAAACATCTTAGCAAGACTGTCAACaccagggggggggggggggcgctcttGTTAACTAGCTCCGAGCAAGGGAACAAGGAACTGACAACTGACTTAACCTTCAGTGCGAAGATCCACACAGGAAGACTGGGTGACCGCCAAAGGCAGGTGAGGACGCCAAGGTCACTTAAACAAGGTTAGAGGAGGCACACGTTTTGCAGTCCTGGCTACTTAAGAGGATCATGCAGGA of the Chionomys nivalis chromosome 8, mChiNiv1.1, whole genome shotgun sequence genome contains:
- the LOC130880560 gene encoding LOW QUALITY PROTEIN: E3 ubiquitin-protein ligase TRIM34B-like (The sequence of the model RefSeq protein was modified relative to this genomic sequence to represent the inferred CDS: substituted 2 bases at 2 genomic stop codons); this translates as MTSALLEDIREEVTCPICLELLTEPLSIDCGHSFCQACIIGYSDRSGLNQEGKSICPVCQTTYQPGNLRPNRHLATIVKRLKEIVLGPGKQSEVILCALHGEKLQLFCKEDGKLICWLCERSPEHRGHHTFLMEEVAQEYQELFQESLKKLRKEQQEAEKLKVLIKEKRESWKSQVEPERHRIQTEFKQLRSILDREEQKELKKLEVEERKGLSIIEKAEGDLIHQSQSLKDLIADLEHRCQGSTVELLQDVSDVTKRSEFWTLRKPQTLPTKLRSLFRAPDLEKMLRVFRELTDVQSYWAIQQSVRKKSLRSXGKKKXGRNRMASTVPMKVEKEANCPVCHELLKEPMSLGCGHNACKACITTNKKNAVINLRGRSSCPVCGTRFSFENLQVNQHLANVVERLREVKVNPDIGEKRDLCIHHGEKLLLFCKEDRKIICWICERSQEHRGHHTFLREEAVKECQENLQKALERLRKEQEKAEKLEADIKEDRISWKCQIQTERQRIQMGFDQLRRILDEEEQRELKRLGEEEQLILDSLAEAEAELAQQSQLVQELISDLELRCQWPATELLQDMSGTLKWSQIWTLKKPKAVSRKLKKVFQAPDLSDMLRQFRELTAVRGYWADFTFNPENLNLNLILSEDHRQVTSVPIWPFKCYNNGILGSKCFSSGKHYWEVDVSEKNAWTLGVYVRKRTLKFDVRRGKNQPNVCHRYKPQNGYWVIGLQDGSKYSIFEDSSNCDPTVLTPFVAAPLNRVGVFLDCEEGIVSFFNVTNHGSLIYTFFKCCFSHPAYPYFNPWDCPAPMTLCPGNS